The following are encoded in a window of bacterium genomic DNA:
- a CDS encoding pectate lyase — MRRFLLHTRVLIMLAGLCFGISCPAAAQSREKDVLDSMQKATDFMMNTVSNHGGFVWKYTSDLSDQWGEIPARKSMIWVQDPGTVGVGEMLLDAYKATGDTQYLRYAERVADALIWGQHPSGGWHYLIDFDMPGIRKWYDDVASKCWGWEEYYHYYGNCTYDDDVTSGATRFLMNLYMTTLDPKYRVPLLKALDFVLQSQYPNGAWPQRYPIRDDFPHDGHPDYTPYYTFNDDVIQGNIHLLIEAFEKLGNEEYRKAAYRGMDFVIISQLAKPQAGWGQQYDMDMKSAAARSYEPASVMPGQTVTCIEDLEEYYMITGDKKYLRGIPDAIEWLANSVLPANHNRMNDRVTHAIFYELGTNKPLYAHRKGTSIEQGSYWIDYEPKDFLEHYGAQTRIDVDAVRKEYDRVNALTPAEAQAEYQAKRQAPPRVRKIDPATVGKLISSMDARGAWVEKLNEPDFIDLIHNPRKEFMGINTATYIRNMETFINYLENLKK; from the coding sequence ATGCGGCGTTTTCTTCTTCACACGCGTGTTCTCATCATGCTGGCAGGTCTCTGTTTCGGAATCTCCTGTCCTGCAGCTGCTCAGTCCCGTGAGAAAGATGTTCTCGACAGTATGCAGAAAGCCACGGACTTCATGATGAACACCGTTTCCAACCACGGAGGATTTGTCTGGAAATACACCTCGGACCTTTCCGATCAATGGGGTGAGATTCCCGCCCGTAAATCCATGATATGGGTACAGGACCCCGGGACTGTAGGGGTCGGCGAAATGCTTCTCGATGCGTATAAAGCGACCGGAGACACGCAGTACCTCCGGTATGCCGAACGGGTGGCGGACGCGCTTATCTGGGGTCAGCATCCATCCGGCGGCTGGCATTATCTCATCGATTTCGATATGCCCGGCATACGGAAATGGTATGATGATGTTGCATCGAAGTGCTGGGGATGGGAAGAATACTACCATTATTACGGCAACTGCACGTACGATGACGATGTCACATCGGGCGCGACCCGGTTTCTCATGAACCTCTACATGACGACGCTCGATCCGAAATACCGTGTTCCCTTGCTCAAGGCGCTCGATTTTGTGCTTCAATCCCAGTATCCGAACGGCGCATGGCCGCAGCGTTACCCGATACGGGACGATTTCCCTCATGACGGGCATCCCGATTATACGCCGTACTACACGTTCAATGACGATGTCATTCAGGGGAATATTCATCTCCTTATCGAAGCTTTTGAAAAACTCGGGAACGAAGAATACCGTAAAGCGGCATATCGCGGCATGGATTTTGTCATCATATCCCAGCTTGCAAAGCCGCAGGCCGGCTGGGGCCAGCAGTACGACATGGACATGAAATCCGCCGCCGCGCGGTCATATGAGCCGGCATCGGTCATGCCCGGCCAGACAGTGACATGCATCGAGGATCTGGAAGAATACTACATGATCACCGGGGATAAGAAGTATCTCAGGGGAATACCCGATGCCATCGAGTGGCTTGCAAATTCAGTTCTACCGGCGAATCATAACAGGATGAACGACAGGGTCACCCATGCCATATTCTATGAACTGGGAACGAACAAGCCCCTCTATGCCCACCGTAAGGGAACGAGCATCGAACAGGGCAGTTACTGGATCGATTACGAGCCGAAAGATTTCCTCGAACATTACGGCGCGCAGACACGGATAGATGTCGATGCTGTCAGGAAAGAATACGATCGTGTCAATGCCCTGACACCCGCCGAGGCTCAGGCAGAATACCAGGCGAAACGTCAGGCGCCCCCGAGAGTCAGGAAGATCGATCCCGCAACGGTTGGCAAACTTATATCATCGATGGATGCCCGCGGAGCATGGGTCGAAAAACTGAACGAGCCCGATTTCATCGATCTTATCCACAACCCGCGCAAGGAATTCATGGGGATCAATACGGCAACGTATATCAGAAATATGGAGACATTCATCAATTACCTTGAGAATCTCAAAAAGTAG
- a CDS encoding carbohydrate kinase, which produces MYVLGYDVGSSSIKASLLDTGTGDIVASASSPDKELDILAIKPGWAEQHPETWWEHLKNATARMLSRVHVNTRDIRAVGISYQMHGLVVVDKNHRVLRPSIIWCDSRAVETGERAFEDIGKETCLRHFLNSPGNFTASKLKWVKENEPEIYSRIHKAMLPGDYIAMKMSGEIKTTPSGLSEGIMWDFVKEGPADIVLDYYGISKEIISDPVPTFSMQGEMTSDAASELGLHPGTVISYRAGDQPNNALSLNVLNPGEVAATAGTSGVVYGVTDKARYDPRSRVNTFVHVNYAPETPRYGVLLCINGTGILNSWLRHNVMGESSYEEMNDLASQAEPGATGLFILPYGNGAERTLENRDIGAVFTGLKFNTHNRSHYLRAAQEGIVFAMRYGLDITRTMGVEVNKVRAGHANMFLSPLFREVFAAVTESTVELYNTDGSQGAARGAGIGAGIFRNPSDAFAGLKTAEVIEPRSELIERYRDIYQQWRSCLERYIHKI; this is translated from the coding sequence ATGTATGTACTGGGATATGATGTCGGGAGCTCCTCGATAAAGGCTTCGCTGCTCGATACCGGGACCGGGGATATCGTTGCATCGGCTTCTTCACCTGACAAGGAACTCGATATATTGGCCATTAAACCCGGCTGGGCCGAACAGCATCCCGAAACATGGTGGGAGCACCTGAAAAACGCAACTGCCCGGATGCTTTCGAGAGTGCATGTAAACACCCGTGATATCCGCGCTGTCGGAATATCATATCAGATGCACGGCCTCGTCGTGGTCGATAAAAATCACCGTGTGCTCCGGCCCTCGATAATATGGTGTGACAGCCGGGCGGTCGAAACAGGGGAGAGGGCATTCGAGGATATCGGAAAGGAAACCTGCCTCAGGCATTTTCTCAATTCACCCGGGAATTTTACCGCATCGAAGCTCAAATGGGTAAAGGAAAACGAACCGGAGATATATTCCCGGATACACAAGGCAATGCTTCCGGGAGACTACATTGCCATGAAAATGTCCGGGGAGATAAAAACGACGCCATCCGGCCTTTCCGAAGGCATCATGTGGGACTTCGTAAAGGAAGGCCCGGCTGATATCGTTCTTGATTATTATGGCATCTCAAAGGAGATTATCTCCGATCCGGTTCCGACATTTTCCATGCAGGGTGAGATGACATCAGACGCCGCATCAGAACTGGGGCTACATCCCGGAACGGTTATTTCATACAGAGCTGGAGATCAGCCGAATAACGCATTGTCGCTCAATGTGTTAAATCCTGGAGAAGTTGCCGCGACCGCAGGCACTTCCGGTGTCGTATACGGTGTTACCGACAAGGCCCGTTACGATCCCCGCTCGCGGGTCAATACGTTCGTACATGTCAATTATGCGCCCGAGACTCCCCGTTACGGCGTTCTCCTGTGTATAAACGGCACGGGGATTCTCAACAGCTGGCTCAGGCATAATGTCATGGGAGAATCATCCTATGAGGAGATGAACGATCTCGCATCGCAGGCCGAACCGGGCGCTACGGGCCTGTTCATTCTCCCGTACGGCAACGGCGCAGAGCGGACGCTCGAAAACAGGGACATCGGCGCTGTTTTCACGGGGCTTAAGTTCAATACGCACAACCGCAGCCACTATCTCCGCGCGGCGCAGGAGGGGATTGTGTTTGCCATGCGGTACGGTCTCGATATCACCCGCACCATGGGTGTCGAGGTGAACAAGGTCAGGGCAGGTCATGCCAACATGTTTCTGAGCCCTCTTTTCCGGGAAGTTTTTGCCGCGGTCACCGAATCGACGGTCGAGCTGTACAATACGGACGGTTCCCAGGGCGCGGCTCGTGGCGCCGGGATCGGAGCGGGAATTTTCAGGAATCCGTCCGATGCCTTTGCCGGTCTGAAAACAGCCGAAGTGATCGAGCCCCGCAGCGAGCTGATCGAACGGTACCGCGATATATATCAACAATGGCGTTCCTGTCTGGAAAGATATATTCACAAGATTTAA
- a CDS encoding xylose isomerase, producing MSEHTSFHSICRWTFNPGKGGFVPADMRPEWASDKFGTVDMIRLVKGRIKPRLPEYIGLGLEVHYDNEINENTVKEISDALVDTGMYLAMITPGAHGHWGYGGIASLDPKERSTAEEFGQRTVDLAYGVLKKAWHPEAGKAPSLILWNGSFGYDLATIGIRSMYRNLKESVAKLCAYEARKGGELYIGFEPKPNEGHPAMLIPTVASALVFWNRLAVEYGVSTAKKGVNKEFGHSEMIGLDHVYDTVEELDNNAMVHMHLNSQGYNDGIILGGPGKFDIDHGARVNGMNIAIAGLIQEAGFNRWKGHDMQTRAYDNTEQGIDRVIRSVLSWEACEQTARNLDTTGLLRFLSQRETAKAEDMMRAALVDAQKFFDEMYGG from the coding sequence ATGTCCGAACATACATCGTTCCACAGTATCTGCCGGTGGACATTCAATCCGGGAAAGGGAGGCTTTGTTCCCGCAGACATGCGGCCAGAATGGGCTTCTGACAAATTCGGCACGGTGGACATGATTCGCCTTGTCAAAGGCAGAATAAAGCCGCGGCTTCCGGAGTATATCGGGCTCGGCCTGGAGGTTCATTACGACAACGAGATCAACGAAAACACCGTGAAGGAAATTTCCGACGCCCTCGTGGATACGGGTATGTACCTTGCCATGATCACACCCGGCGCCCACGGCCACTGGGGATACGGCGGTATTGCCTCGCTCGACCCGAAAGAACGGTCGACCGCCGAGGAATTCGGGCAGAGAACGGTAGATCTCGCTTACGGAGTCCTGAAAAAGGCATGGCACCCCGAGGCGGGTAAAGCGCCCTCGCTCATTCTCTGGAACGGCTCGTTCGGGTATGATTTAGCCACCATCGGCATCCGGTCCATGTACCGTAATCTCAAGGAGAGCGTAGCGAAACTCTGCGCCTACGAAGCCCGTAAAGGCGGGGAACTGTACATCGGATTCGAGCCCAAACCGAATGAGGGACATCCGGCCATGCTCATTCCCACCGTGGCGAGCGCACTCGTTTTCTGGAATCGGCTTGCGGTTGAATATGGCGTCTCCACGGCGAAAAAGGGAGTCAACAAGGAATTCGGTCACTCGGAGATGATCGGCCTCGATCATGTGTACGATACGGTCGAGGAGCTCGACAACAATGCGATGGTTCACATGCACCTCAACAGCCAGGGGTATAACGACGGCATCATTCTCGGCGGACCGGGGAAATTCGACATCGATCACGGCGCCCGTGTGAACGGCATGAATATCGCCATAGCGGGTCTCATACAGGAAGCGGGATTCAACCGCTGGAAAGGCCATGACATGCAGACACGCGCTTATGACAACACGGAGCAGGGGATCGACCGTGTCATCAGGAGTGTCCTGAGCTGGGAGGCATGCGAACAGACTGCCCGTAATCTTGATACGACCGGTCTGCTCCGTTTTCTTTCACAGCGCGAAACCGCGAAAGCCGAGGATATGATGAGAGCCGCCCTTGTCGATGCGCAGAAATTCTTCGATGAGATGTATGGAGGATAA
- the glnA gene encoding type I glutamate--ammonia ligase, whose protein sequence is MSHTPHDVLDMVKKENVLSVDLKFMDFPGMWQHFSVPVKQLDLDSFENGFGFDGSSIRGWRSINESDMLVVPDPTTVFIDPFTKYKTISMICDIVDPITRERYTRCPRNVAKKAELYLKSTGIADTAFVGPELEFFIFDDIRFDQNSHAGYYYVDSIEGHWNTGREESPNLGYKPRYKEGYFPVPPTDSQQDLREEMVQVLTACGLEVEAQHHEVATGGQGEIDLRFDSLVRMGDSTNLYKYILKNVAHRNGKTLTFMPKPIFGDNGTGMHTHLSLWKGSTPLFAGSGYAGMSEMAMYFVGGILKHSRALAGITNPTTNSYRRLVPGFEAPVNLAYSQRNRSASIRFPMYSMSPKAKRAEIRYPDCSCNPYLAFSALLMAGLDGIQNRIDPGDPLDKDIYDLSPEELVGVPVMPGSLEEALKELENDYEFLLKGDVFTEDVIKTWIWYKMEHEVNALRLRPHPWEFAMYYDL, encoded by the coding sequence ATGAGTCATACTCCCCATGATGTTCTCGATATGGTAAAAAAAGAGAACGTTCTTTCCGTTGACCTCAAATTCATGGATTTTCCGGGAATGTGGCAGCACTTTTCGGTGCCGGTCAAACAGCTCGATCTCGATTCGTTCGAGAACGGCTTCGGCTTCGATGGTTCTTCCATACGCGGATGGCGGTCGATCAATGAATCCGATATGCTCGTTGTGCCGGACCCGACAACTGTCTTCATCGATCCTTTTACGAAATATAAAACCATCAGCATGATCTGTGATATTGTCGATCCCATCACCCGTGAGCGTTACACACGGTGCCCGAGGAATGTCGCAAAAAAGGCGGAGCTGTATCTCAAGTCCACCGGTATTGCAGACACCGCTTTTGTCGGCCCGGAGCTTGAGTTTTTCATTTTCGACGATATCCGTTTCGACCAGAATTCCCATGCCGGATATTACTATGTGGACAGCATCGAGGGACACTGGAACACCGGCCGTGAGGAATCCCCCAACCTCGGCTACAAGCCGCGGTACAAGGAAGGCTACTTCCCCGTTCCGCCGACCGACTCTCAGCAGGACCTCCGCGAGGAGATGGTGCAGGTTCTTACCGCATGCGGTCTCGAGGTCGAAGCCCAGCACCACGAGGTTGCGACCGGCGGCCAGGGCGAAATCGACCTCCGCTTCGACAGCCTCGTCCGTATGGGCGACAGCACCAATCTTTACAAGTATATACTGAAAAATGTCGCGCACAGAAACGGCAAAACGCTCACATTCATGCCCAAACCGATATTCGGTGACAACGGGACGGGTATGCATACCCACCTGTCGCTCTGGAAGGGTTCCACGCCGCTGTTCGCTGGCTCCGGTTATGCCGGCATGAGCGAGATGGCGATGTATTTTGTCGGCGGCATTCTCAAACATTCACGGGCGCTTGCGGGTATCACCAACCCGACGACCAATTCGTACCGGAGGCTCGTGCCGGGCTTCGAAGCGCCGGTGAACCTCGCCTATTCACAGCGCAACCGTTCGGCCTCGATAAGGTTCCCCATGTATTCGATGAGCCCGAAAGCGAAACGCGCCGAGATCAGGTATCCCGACTGCAGCTGCAATCCCTATCTCGCCTTTTCGGCGCTCCTCATGGCCGGTCTCGACGGCATCCAGAACAGGATCGATCCCGGAGACCCACTCGACAAGGATATCTATGACCTTTCGCCGGAAGAGCTTGTCGGTGTGCCGGTCATGCCCGGATCGCTCGAAGAGGCGCTGAAAGAGCTCGAAAACGATTACGAGTTCCTGCTCAAAGGCGATGTATTTACCGAGGATGTCATCAAAACGTGGATATGGTACAAGATGGAACACGAGGTCAATGCCCTGCGGCTCCGTCCCCATCCGTGGGAATTTGCCATGTACTACGATCTATAA
- a CDS encoding tetratricopeptide repeat protein — MLRKHKKLTKKELKQDPLVIFTAQFLDYIQGEWMKIGGTILAVLLIIFVSMFIVKGKHASENKAYDAALIALQTNAPEAPDLLKTVVEKHGGSQSAAMALIQLGNMYFQKKDYDQAEKYFTRYIDKFSGDVLTDFNAYNGLGSVLEEKNEPAKAAAIYEKFISKHANSPFTSMMCINTAKAFWLAGNKEQAKTYFLKVVDNPYDSNEKQEAQYYLETLQIQ, encoded by the coding sequence ATGTTACGGAAACATAAAAAACTGACGAAAAAAGAACTCAAGCAGGATCCGCTCGTGATATTTACCGCACAGTTCCTCGATTATATCCAGGGAGAATGGATGAAAATCGGGGGTACAATTCTTGCTGTTTTACTTATTATATTTGTTTCGATGTTTATTGTCAAAGGGAAACATGCATCCGAGAACAAGGCCTATGATGCGGCATTGATCGCGCTCCAGACCAATGCTCCCGAAGCTCCCGATCTTTTGAAAACCGTTGTTGAAAAGCATGGCGGTTCCCAGAGCGCGGCAATGGCATTGATTCAACTGGGCAACATGTATTTTCAGAAGAAGGATTACGACCAGGCAGAAAAATATTTTACACGGTATATCGATAAATTTTCAGGTGATGTTCTTACCGATTTTAATGCATATAACGGGCTGGGGTCTGTTCTTGAAGAGAAAAACGAGCCGGCCAAGGCAGCCGCGATATATGAGAAATTTATTTCAAAACATGCTAACAGCCCGTTCACATCCATGATGTGTATTAATACCGCCAAAGCTTTCTGGCTTGCCGGTAATAAAGAACAGGCGAAAACATATTTTTTAAAGGTTGTGGATAATCCTTACGATTCAAATGAAAAGCAGGAAGCTCAATACTATCTTGAAACCTTGCAGATTCAATGA
- a CDS encoding radical SAM protein: MCKANRIRSNKGVCRSGSHAVVASHNTHNGEEPPISGYAGSGTIFFSGCSGRCLFCQNYPISQLNTGTPVSDKRLAFMMLDLQKRGCHNINLVTPTHFLPSIVHAISIAVKSGLRLPIVYNTSGYERVEILELLNGIVDIYLPDCKYADDNAASVLSGFDDYVAHNRSALKEMFRQVGNLRIVNGIATKGLLVRHLILPDNLSGTETVLKFLAREISRNLYVSLMDQYFPAYRATNHAVLSRRINTEEYNESLEFFTACGLHNGWIQEHLIN; encoded by the coding sequence ATGTGCAAAGCAAACCGAATCAGGAGTAACAAAGGGGTATGCCGGTCCGGGAGCCATGCCGTCGTCGCCAGCCACAACACGCATAACGGTGAGGAACCGCCCATTAGCGGATATGCAGGTTCGGGAACGATTTTTTTCTCAGGTTGCAGCGGACGGTGCCTTTTCTGCCAGAATTATCCCATCAGCCAGCTAAATACCGGAACCCCCGTGAGCGATAAGCGTTTGGCATTCATGATGCTCGATCTCCAGAAGCGGGGATGCCACAATATCAATCTGGTAACGCCGACACATTTTCTTCCATCCATTGTCCATGCGATTTCAATTGCGGTAAAATCGGGATTGCGGCTCCCGATTGTATATAATACAAGCGGATATGAGCGTGTTGAGATTCTGGAACTCCTGAACGGTATCGTCGATATCTATCTTCCGGATTGCAAATATGCCGATGATAATGCCGCATCAGTTTTATCCGGTTTCGATGACTATGTCGCCCACAATCGATCGGCGCTCAAAGAAATGTTCAGACAGGTGGGGAATCTTCGCATTGTCAACGGCATAGCTACCAAAGGCCTGTTAGTCCGTCACCTGATTCTCCCCGACAACCTGTCGGGCACTGAAACAGTGCTGAAATTTCTTGCCCGGGAAATATCGCGGAATCTGTATGTCAGCCTTATGGATCAGTATTTTCCCGCATACCGTGCGACGAATCATGCTGTTTTATCACGGCGTATCAATACCGAGGAATATAACGAGTCACTGGAATTCTTTACTGCATGCGGTCTGCATAACGGCTGGATACAGGAGCATCTGATTAATTGA
- a CDS encoding formylglycine-generating enzyme family protein, with translation MNSSVRIHVFLSLLLLAFLLACSNSEDSPIGPGEVNVISGMTFVSIPSGTFRMGDEDGYLSDECRPVHTVTVSSFEMSVYEVTNAQYASYLNEALSSGIIKVSENVVLGKGGEYDDQPYIDMYYPYDADNTCWIGYSSGVFGVSSGKENWPVVNVTWYGAKAFAQYLGFVCVLPGSIEASNTRCNRFRVGRYS, from the coding sequence ATGAACTCATCAGTTCGCATCCATGTATTTCTTTCGCTTTTACTGCTCGCGTTTCTGCTTGCCTGCAGTAATAGTGAAGACAGCCCGATCGGACCCGGTGAAGTAAATGTCATTTCCGGCATGACGTTTGTTTCGATCCCTAGCGGGACTTTCCGGATGGGGGATGAGGATGGCTATCTTTCGGATGAGTGTCGCCCTGTCCATACCGTGACGGTATCGTCATTCGAGATGAGTGTATATGAAGTGACGAACGCCCAGTATGCGTCATACCTGAATGAGGCGCTGTCGTCGGGCATTATCAAGGTATCGGAGAATGTTGTCTTGGGCAAAGGTGGTGAGTACGATGATCAGCCGTATATTGACATGTATTATCCGTACGATGCGGACAATACATGTTGGATCGGTTATAGTTCCGGCGTATTCGGTGTGTCGAGTGGTAAAGAGAACTGGCCGGTAGTGAACGTGACGTGGTATGGAGCGAAAGCTTTTGCACAGTACTTAGGTTTTGTGTGTGTCCTGCCCGGGAGTATCGAGGCATCTAATACCCGGTGCAACAGATTTCGTGTAGGGCGGTACTCCTGA
- a CDS encoding tetratricopeptide repeat protein: protein MTYFKANTKNIIILSIVLLCANFLIYANTLVGKFAFDDKSLIVENKMVTDSYSLKDIFVSNYRAGSGFTGDSLYRPLTVLSFVLNKFGDKLNPFYYHAVNVTLNACNALCLFLLLKSLTDSIPLSFLSVLLFSVAPVHTEAVANNAGRPEILCVFFMLLSWLCIEYSMKGILGLAAAALFLFCALLSKETAVVFPVLVLVLDIALKRPFTTKKKIIEYAVLTLCVIVYVFIRWAVLKNVLLGFQPGFVDNPIAVAPMVERIATALGVLVRYVLVLVFPVKLYADYSYNQLPLYTSMLHLIPITGLLFIVGSTASALYCRKYDLLYLVGFLFFFIPYLLISNIIFPIGTIMGERLMYLPSVGIALCGGLVFLRLIRRWRYPATILFILVTGVYAYRTVSRNREWHDDFSLFGAELRNGSKSAKVLCNMGYLSGFRDNMGTPEDYYRKALEIYPKYDGALLGLGRSLYDQKRYEESSRFYAQAAQFSPDNSRARYDYGTVLEKLGRYNEAEDELKTSIRLNPNTPLPFQELGTVKIAKQEYKEAIHYLLIAMEKKGNIYMILNNLAVATFMDGDYEAALRYVKEAEARRIQLNPELVSAVKSAAKDR, encoded by the coding sequence ATGACCTATTTTAAAGCTAATACCAAGAATATCATCATCTTATCGATTGTTCTTCTCTGCGCCAATTTTCTTATCTATGCAAATACACTCGTTGGCAAATTTGCATTTGATGATAAAAGCCTGATTGTCGAAAACAAAATGGTCACCGATTCTTATTCCCTCAAAGATATATTCGTCTCCAATTACCGCGCAGGTTCCGGATTTACCGGAGACAGCTTATATCGGCCGCTCACTGTCCTTTCATTCGTGTTGAACAAGTTCGGCGATAAACTGAATCCTTTCTATTATCATGCGGTTAATGTTACGCTCAATGCATGTAACGCGCTATGCCTTTTTTTACTGTTGAAGTCTCTGACGGATTCGATACCGCTTTCTTTTCTGAGTGTGCTCCTTTTCTCTGTAGCTCCTGTTCATACCGAAGCTGTGGCAAATAATGCCGGCAGACCGGAAATACTCTGTGTATTTTTCATGCTTTTATCGTGGTTATGTATTGAATACAGCATGAAAGGCATACTCGGATTGGCCGCAGCTGCGTTATTTCTTTTTTGCGCGCTCCTTTCAAAGGAAACCGCGGTTGTTTTCCCTGTACTGGTACTTGTATTGGACATTGCTCTTAAAAGACCGTTCACCACAAAAAAGAAGATTATCGAATATGCTGTTTTGACTCTCTGTGTCATCGTTTATGTTTTTATACGCTGGGCGGTGCTTAAAAACGTTTTACTGGGATTCCAACCAGGATTTGTGGACAATCCCATCGCCGTCGCACCAATGGTTGAAAGAATTGCCACAGCGCTTGGTGTGCTCGTACGGTATGTTCTCGTACTGGTGTTTCCCGTAAAATTATATGCGGATTATTCATACAACCAGCTGCCGCTCTACACATCGATGCTTCACCTAATTCCCATAACCGGTTTACTGTTCATTGTGGGCAGTACGGCTTCTGCCCTTTATTGCCGCAAATATGATCTCCTGTACCTGGTCGGTTTTCTCTTTTTCTTTATTCCGTATCTGCTTATTTCAAATATTATCTTTCCCATAGGAACAATCATGGGAGAACGACTCATGTATCTCCCATCAGTTGGTATTGCGCTTTGCGGAGGTCTTGTATTTTTACGTTTGATACGGCGATGGCGTTATCCCGCCACCATCCTTTTTATTCTTGTTACAGGCGTTTACGCGTACAGGACCGTTTCCCGAAACCGCGAATGGCACGATGATTTCAGTTTGTTTGGCGCCGAGCTCCGCAACGGGTCGAAAAGCGCGAAAGTGCTCTGTAACATGGGGTATCTGTCGGGATTTCGCGATAACATGGGTACGCCAGAGGATTATTACCGAAAGGCTCTTGAAATATACCCAAAATATGATGGAGCACTGCTTGGTCTCGGAAGAAGCCTCTATGATCAAAAACGTTATGAGGAGTCTTCACGCTTCTATGCACAGGCTGCACAGTTCAGTCCGGATAATTCACGCGCACGTTATGACTATGGCACCGTACTGGAAAAGCTGGGAAGATATAACGAAGCGGAAGATGAGCTGAAGACCTCGATCAGGCTCAATCCGAATACTCCCCTGCCTTTCCAGGAACTGGGAACGGTCAAAATTGCCAAGCAGGAGTACAAGGAGGCCATTCACTATCTTTTAATTGCAATGGAAAAAAAGGGAAATATATATATGATCCTGAACAACCTGGCCGTGGCAACATTCATGGATGGGGATTATGAGGCGGCGCTCAGGTATGTTAAAGAAGCAGAAGCGCGTCGGATTCAGTTGAATCCTGAACTCGTTTCAGCGGTCAAATCAGCCGCAAAGGATCGTTGA